A window of the Arenibacter algicola genome harbors these coding sequences:
- a CDS encoding sulfatase family protein, translating into MVNIYRLAQIEFKMHYFIRFQLLVFLAFAFSCKSEQAKKAVENQRPNILFIMADDHAIQAISAYGHPIGKLASTPNIDRIANNGAIFNHSYVTNSICGPSRAVILTGKHSHINGFRQNGDRFDGSQPTLPKILQQEGYQTALLGKWHLHGYPEGIDYWKIIVDQGNYYNPDFIENGDTTRVKGYATDIITNDALNWLKNQRNDSVPFFLMVQHKAPHRNWMPALRHINKYDSVQFPLPETYFPTFIDQQAAEEQLQTIYKDMYEGHDLKMSMEYGSTELAHNPWTTDFDRMDPEQRKEWDTGYLVKNNIFHKSDLMGRELDEWKGQRYLQDYMATIASVDEGVGKLLDYLEGEGLAENTLVVYTSDQGFYLGENGWFDKRFMYEPSFRTPLLMQWPGTIEKGIKIDAMVQNLDFAQTFLESAGVPHLGEDMQGESFLGILKDSTLEADFRDVIYYHYYDYPAFHMVKKHYGIRTQRFKLMHFYDDIDQWEFYDLEKDPLEQHNLIDDGQYSDVLIEMHRKLDSVQKFYRLTDQEFLNASKEKVENAYRLFERLRGLDN; encoded by the coding sequence ATGGTCAATATATACAGATTGGCCCAAATTGAATTTAAAATGCATTACTTCATTAGATTCCAGCTTTTGGTTTTTTTAGCGTTTGCCTTTTCGTGTAAAAGTGAGCAGGCTAAAAAAGCAGTCGAAAATCAAAGGCCCAATATTCTTTTTATAATGGCCGATGATCATGCTATTCAGGCAATTAGTGCCTATGGTCATCCAATTGGAAAGTTGGCGTCAACACCCAATATAGATCGGATTGCCAATAATGGAGCAATTTTTAATCATAGTTACGTCACCAATTCTATCTGTGGTCCCAGTAGGGCGGTTATTTTAACGGGCAAACACAGCCATATAAATGGTTTTCGGCAAAACGGCGACCGTTTTGATGGGAGTCAACCTACCTTGCCCAAGATTCTACAACAAGAGGGATACCAAACTGCTTTATTGGGAAAATGGCATTTACATGGATACCCTGAAGGTATTGATTATTGGAAAATAATAGTGGATCAAGGCAATTATTATAATCCCGATTTTATTGAAAATGGCGATACTACCCGAGTTAAAGGATATGCCACGGATATCATTACAAATGATGCCTTGAATTGGCTAAAAAACCAACGTAACGACAGTGTTCCTTTTTTTCTTATGGTACAGCACAAAGCGCCCCACAGGAATTGGATGCCGGCACTAAGGCATATCAATAAATATGATTCTGTACAATTTCCTTTACCGGAAACCTACTTCCCAACATTTATAGATCAACAGGCTGCTGAAGAGCAATTACAGACTATCTATAAGGATATGTATGAGGGCCATGACCTTAAGATGTCCATGGAGTATGGCAGCACGGAATTAGCTCACAACCCTTGGACGACCGATTTTGATAGGATGGACCCAGAACAGCGAAAAGAATGGGACACCGGATATTTGGTCAAGAATAACATTTTTCACAAATCAGATTTAATGGGTAGGGAGTTGGACGAATGGAAGGGTCAGCGATATTTACAGGATTATATGGCAACCATAGCCTCGGTAGACGAGGGGGTTGGAAAATTATTGGATTATTTGGAAGGCGAGGGTTTGGCAGAAAACACTTTGGTGGTCTATACCTCTGACCAAGGCTTTTATTTGGGAGAGAATGGCTGGTTCGATAAACGGTTTATGTACGAACCTTCCTTTCGGACTCCTTTGTTGATGCAATGGCCAGGTACTATAGAGAAGGGAATAAAAATTGATGCCATGGTTCAGAATCTCGATTTTGCCCAAACATTTTTGGAGTCGGCAGGAGTACCGCATTTAGGTGAAGATATGCAAGGAGAATCCTTTTTGGGAATTCTTAAAGACAGTACGTTGGAAGCTGATTTTAGAGATGTAATCTACTATCATTACTATGATTATCCCGCCTTTCATATGGTGAAAAAGCATTATGGGATTAGAACGCAACGCTTCAAACTGATGCATTTTTACGATGATATAGATCAATGGGAATTTTATGACCTAGAAAAGGACCCACTAGAACAACACAATCTAATCGATGATGGGCAATATAGTGATGTATTAATTGAAATGCACCGTAAATTGGACAGTGTACAGAAATTTTACCGGCTTACGGATCAAGAATTTCTCAACGCTTCTAAAGAAAAAGTGGAAAACGCCTATAGGTTATTTGAAAGACTTAGGGGCTTGGATAATTGA
- the bglX gene encoding beta-glucosidase BglX, whose translation MRKFNLFVAFLLFTGLSSLQSQENIPFVEGLLQKMTVEEKIGQLNLLTPGGGIATGAVVSENVEAKIKSGQVGGLFGVAGPERIKMAQDYAVNYTRLKIPLLFGSDVIHGYKTTFPIPLGLASSWDMVLIEKTAQIAAKEATADGINWNFSPMVDIARDPRWGRIAEGAGEDPYLGSAIAKAMVQGYQGDNLSNAKTMLATVKHLALYGAVDGGRDYNSVDMGRVKMFNHYLPPYKAAIDAGVSSVMTSFNDIDGVPASGNKWLLTDLLRDQWGFNGFVVSDYTSVNEMIAHGLGDLQAVSALALNAGLDMDMVGEGFLTTLKKSMEEGKVTEDQITRACRRILEAKYKLGLFEDPYRYIDAKRPAKDIDSEENRKVAREAAARSFVLFKNHNNLLPLKKDIKIALVGPLANNKNNMLGTWAPTGNPELSVPILDGLMKVAPLATIKYAKGANISDDPELAKKVNVFGPRIEIDGRSPEDMLKEALNLANTSDVVVAVVGEATEMSGEAASRADLSIPESQKKLIRALVGTGKPVALVLMSGRPLTIPEELALPVSILQVWHPGVEAGNAVADVLFGYYNPSGKLTATWPVKVGQIPIFYSMKNTGRPATSESFQKFQSNYLDAPNAPLLPFGYGLSYTQFEYSDLSIDKAEIGEGESVTVTVSLKNTGNYDGVEVVQLYLRDVVRSITPSIRELKGFTKVFLKQGESKSVSITLDPDDLKFYNSQLNFVSEPGEFEVYIGTDSNATDKVTFTLK comes from the coding sequence ATGAGAAAATTTAATCTGTTTGTCGCTTTTCTGCTTTTTACAGGGCTTTCAAGTCTACAATCACAAGAAAATATCCCCTTTGTGGAAGGCCTCTTGCAGAAAATGACCGTAGAGGAAAAAATTGGGCAATTAAATTTATTGACTCCAGGTGGGGGTATTGCAACTGGCGCAGTAGTCAGTGAGAATGTGGAAGCCAAGATAAAGTCTGGCCAGGTTGGCGGACTCTTCGGGGTTGCTGGTCCCGAAAGGATAAAGATGGCACAGGATTATGCGGTCAACTATACCCGATTAAAAATTCCTTTGTTATTCGGTTCCGATGTTATCCACGGATATAAGACCACTTTCCCGATTCCCTTGGGGCTTGCCTCGAGCTGGGACATGGTATTGATCGAAAAAACGGCGCAGATAGCAGCTAAGGAAGCTACCGCAGATGGGATTAACTGGAATTTTTCTCCCATGGTGGATATTGCCCGCGATCCTAGGTGGGGTAGAATAGCTGAAGGGGCAGGAGAAGACCCATATTTAGGCTCTGCCATTGCGAAAGCTATGGTCCAAGGTTATCAGGGAGATAATTTAAGCAATGCCAAGACTATGCTGGCGACTGTAAAACACTTGGCACTCTACGGGGCTGTGGACGGAGGTCGTGATTATAATTCGGTTGATATGGGTAGAGTGAAAATGTTTAACCATTATTTGCCACCCTATAAAGCGGCAATAGATGCAGGGGTTTCAAGTGTGATGACTTCATTTAACGATATAGACGGTGTTCCGGCTTCCGGAAACAAATGGCTCCTGACCGATCTGCTGAGAGATCAATGGGGTTTTAATGGTTTTGTAGTATCAGACTATACCTCCGTGAATGAAATGATTGCCCATGGACTTGGGGATTTACAAGCCGTATCTGCCTTGGCACTTAATGCCGGACTAGATATGGATATGGTAGGGGAAGGCTTTCTGACCACTTTAAAAAAGTCAATGGAAGAAGGAAAGGTCACAGAGGATCAGATTACACGCGCGTGTCGTAGAATTTTGGAAGCGAAATATAAATTGGGCCTTTTTGAAGATCCTTATCGCTATATCGATGCCAAGAGACCAGCCAAGGATATCGATAGTGAGGAAAATAGAAAAGTGGCCCGTGAAGCTGCGGCCCGTTCTTTTGTGTTGTTTAAAAACCACAATAATCTTCTTCCTTTAAAAAAGGATATAAAAATTGCCTTGGTAGGACCCTTGGCAAATAACAAAAACAATATGCTGGGTACTTGGGCGCCAACGGGAAATCCGGAATTATCGGTTCCTATTTTGGACGGATTAATGAAAGTAGCCCCATTGGCTACAATTAAGTATGCCAAAGGTGCAAATATTTCAGATGACCCGGAGTTGGCGAAAAAAGTCAATGTATTTGGTCCCAGAATAGAGATTGATGGGCGTTCCCCTGAGGATATGCTCAAAGAAGCCTTAAATCTGGCCAATACATCCGATGTAGTGGTCGCTGTAGTGGGGGAAGCCACCGAAATGAGTGGAGAAGCAGCCAGTAGAGCGGACCTTTCCATTCCGGAAAGTCAGAAAAAATTGATTCGCGCCCTAGTAGGTACTGGCAAACCTGTTGCGTTGGTGCTGATGAGCGGACGTCCATTGACCATCCCAGAGGAGTTAGCCCTTCCTGTGAGTATCTTACAGGTTTGGCATCCCGGTGTAGAGGCAGGAAATGCTGTAGCTGATGTGCTGTTTGGATACTATAATCCGTCAGGAAAACTTACAGCCACTTGGCCAGTAAAGGTTGGGCAAATCCCCATTTTTTACAGCATGAAGAATACGGGAAGGCCGGCAACATCAGAATCTTTCCAGAAATTCCAATCCAATTATTTAGATGCCCCTAATGCTCCATTATTGCCTTTTGGCTACGGACTTAGCTATACCCAATTTGAGTATTCGGACCTAAGTATCGATAAAGCGGAAATAGGGGAAGGAGAATCCGTGACTGTTACGGTAAGCCTAAAGAATACCGGTAACTATGATGGGGTGGAAGTGGTGCAACTTTATCTTAGGGATGTAGTGAGAAGTATTACTCCATCAATACGGGAGCTAAAGGGATTTACTAAGGTATTTCTAAAACAGGGAGAAAGCAAGTCAGTTAGTATCACCCTTGACCCGGACGATTTAAAATTTTATAACAGCCAGCTAAATTTTGTTTCGGAACCAGGAGAATTTGAGGTGTATATCGGTACGGATTCCAATGCTACTGACAAAGTAACCTTTACGTTAAAATAG
- a CDS encoding family 43 glycosylhydrolase, with protein sequence MKNFKTTITTVVLLLSVIIYAQEVVPETYINPLDIDYTYMVYNSSKNISYRSGADPAVIEFRGEYYMFVTRSFGYWHSPNLINWEFIKPKQWFFEGSNAPTAFNYKDSLVYFAGDPAGYGSILHTDDPKKGEWTPTASITNNIQDSELFIDADGKTYLYWGSSNVHPLRVKMLNKDDRFLETGVQKDLINLVEEEHGWERFGENNYHPTLKEGYMEGASMTKHNGKYYLQYAAPGTQFNVYADGAYVGETPLGPFTYMKNNPMSFKPGGFTNGAGHGITVKQTNGQYWHFSTMALASNSHWERRLAMFPTYFDDEGLMYSNTSYGDYPLFGPNHPTKAGQHSGWMLLSYKGKTTVSSSLMQVKKSTTTDDDFDISELPLERNSEGEIISKLLTDESPKSFWVAESNDDEQWVKIEMSSPGNIYAFQLNFHDHESAIYTRTEGLRHRFILEVSEDGKNWVTVVDRSGSFKDAPNAYLTLNQPVRGKYVRYNNVEVPGNNLALSEIRVFGKGLGKKPEKVKGFKVSREEDRRDASFTWNSVKGAQGYNIRWGIAPDKLYHSWLIYDVNEHFMRNLDRDTRYYFSIEAFNENGISDKTEVVEVK encoded by the coding sequence ATGAAAAATTTTAAAACAACAATTACAACAGTGGTTTTACTATTAAGTGTAATAATATATGCACAGGAAGTGGTTCCGGAAACTTATATCAATCCTCTGGATATTGACTATACCTATATGGTTTATAATTCAAGTAAGAATATTTCCTACCGTTCCGGTGCAGATCCCGCAGTAATTGAATTTCGTGGTGAATACTACATGTTTGTCACTCGGTCTTTTGGTTATTGGCATTCCCCCAATTTGATCAACTGGGAATTTATTAAACCTAAACAATGGTTTTTCGAGGGTTCCAATGCCCCAACTGCATTCAATTATAAAGATTCGTTGGTATATTTTGCAGGTGATCCCGCGGGTTACGGAAGTATTCTTCATACCGATGACCCAAAAAAAGGGGAGTGGACACCTACTGCTTCAATTACCAATAACATCCAGGATTCGGAGTTGTTTATTGACGCCGACGGGAAAACCTATCTGTACTGGGGCTCGTCAAACGTACATCCCCTTCGCGTGAAAATGCTGAATAAAGACGATCGTTTTCTTGAAACAGGAGTTCAGAAAGACCTTATCAATTTGGTTGAGGAAGAACATGGTTGGGAACGTTTTGGCGAAAATAATTACCATCCAACCTTAAAGGAAGGATACATGGAAGGTGCCTCGATGACCAAACACAACGGGAAATACTATTTACAGTATGCGGCGCCCGGGACGCAATTTAATGTGTATGCCGACGGTGCTTATGTTGGTGAAACCCCACTTGGCCCTTTTACTTATATGAAAAATAATCCCATGAGTTTCAAGCCTGGCGGTTTCACTAATGGGGCAGGCCATGGTATTACTGTGAAACAAACCAATGGCCAATACTGGCATTTTTCCACCATGGCGTTGGCTTCAAATTCTCATTGGGAACGTCGTTTGGCCATGTTCCCCACCTATTTCGATGATGAAGGGTTAATGTATTCCAACACCAGCTATGGCGATTACCCTTTGTTTGGGCCAAATCATCCAACAAAAGCAGGACAGCATAGTGGCTGGATGTTGCTTTCTTACAAAGGAAAAACAACGGTTTCATCTTCACTAATGCAGGTGAAAAAAAGTACTACTACCGATGATGATTTCGACATCAGCGAATTGCCACTTGAAAGAAATAGTGAAGGTGAAATTATTTCGAAGCTGTTAACCGATGAAAGCCCGAAATCATTTTGGGTTGCAGAATCCAACGATGATGAGCAATGGGTTAAGATCGAAATGTCTTCACCTGGAAATATTTATGCTTTTCAATTGAATTTTCATGATCATGAGTCGGCCATTTATACCCGTACCGAAGGCCTGCGACATCGATTTATATTGGAGGTTTCAGAGGATGGAAAAAACTGGGTAACTGTTGTAGACAGAAGCGGGAGTTTTAAAGATGCTCCAAATGCCTACCTCACCCTTAATCAACCTGTACGTGGAAAATATGTACGCTACAATAATGTGGAGGTTCCGGGGAATAACCTGGCATTATCAGAAATACGGGTATTTGGAAAAGGTTTAGGGAAGAAACCGGAAAAGGTGAAGGGATTTAAAGTATCCCGGGAGGAAGATAGAAGAGATGCCTCTTTTACCTGGAACTCCGTGAAAGGAGCACAGGGTTACAATATCCGATGGGGTATCGCACCAGATAAATTATACCACTCCTGGTTGATTTATGATGTAAATGAACATTTTATGCGCAACCTTGATCGCGATACCCGATATTATTTTAGTATCGAAGCATTTAATGAAAATGGGATTTCAGATAAAACTGAAGTAGTGGAAGTGAAATAA
- a CDS encoding carboxylesterase family protein yields MEIKHNLISLVIVLGTVVLHGQNDFYKSEMFTKDSDTLRYRIMYPPNYSVDEQYPIILFLHGAGERGHDNKKQLAHGSTLFSSEENRDKFPAFVVFPQCPIEDYWSSVQVDRRTEPVGLSFEYDKGPTKALGLTMALMDSLVAESHIKRDQVYVMGLSMGGMGTFEILYRKPEMFAAAIPICGGGDTDAAKAYAHKVPLWIFHGAQDNVVDPNLSMDMTSKIIEYGGRPNLTIFGDSNHNSWDPAFAEPNLLPWLFSLKRSE; encoded by the coding sequence ATGGAAATTAAACATAACCTTATATCGCTCGTTATTGTATTGGGCACTGTGGTATTGCATGGGCAAAATGATTTCTACAAGTCAGAAATGTTCACAAAGGACTCAGATACCTTAAGGTACCGCATAATGTATCCCCCAAATTACTCGGTCGATGAACAATATCCCATAATACTATTCTTGCACGGCGCGGGAGAAAGAGGTCATGATAATAAAAAGCAGCTGGCCCACGGCAGTACTTTATTTTCTAGTGAAGAGAATAGGGACAAATTTCCTGCTTTCGTAGTTTTTCCCCAATGCCCTATAGAGGACTATTGGTCCAGTGTTCAGGTAGATAGGAGAACTGAGCCCGTTGGTTTAAGTTTTGAATACGACAAGGGCCCTACCAAAGCCCTAGGCCTTACTATGGCCTTAATGGATTCTTTAGTAGCGGAATCCCACATAAAAAGGGACCAAGTGTATGTTATGGGATTGTCCATGGGCGGTATGGGCACTTTTGAAATATTGTATAGAAAACCGGAAATGTTCGCGGCTGCCATACCAATTTGTGGAGGCGGAGATACTGATGCGGCAAAGGCCTACGCCCATAAAGTTCCTTTATGGATATTTCATGGAGCCCAGGATAACGTAGTAGATCCGAATTTGTCCATGGATATGACGTCCAAAATTATAGAATATGGTGGGCGTCCAAACTTAACCATTTTTGGAGATTCCAATCACAATAGTTGGGATCCAGCTTTTGCTGAGCCTAATTTACTGCCCTGGTTGTTTTCACTAAAACGATCTGAATAG
- a CDS encoding glucoamylase family protein → MRSVFIILMLVLSFSCSGDDVTGPTGESQLPDPPMTEQPKPEEISDENLMELTQRETFRYFWDFAEVNSGCARERYHPDSPENDANTVAIGGTGFGLMAILVAIERRYVSREEAVIRLQKMLGFLENADRFHGAWPHWLNGNTGKVKPFSAMDNGGDLVETAFLVQGLICVKEYFKNGTQTEIDLAAKADALWKGVEWNWYTQNHNVLYWHWSPDNQFAINLQLKGYNETLVTYILAAASPDYSISKEVYNNGWASNGNLKSNISAYNYPLLVKHAGSEIYGGPLFFSHYSFLGLNPIGLKDEFVDYGAVSINHAIINYRYAVENPKNYLGYSTECWGLTASYSRNSDGSLGYNAHSPSKDLGLISPTAAISSIPYTPTESLRAMQYFYRNKNNLLGPAGFYDAFSPQYNFWVAQAYLAIDQGPQIIMIENYRTGLLWKLFMQNEDIKAGLTKLGFTYGN, encoded by the coding sequence ATGAGAAGTGTTTTTATAATCTTAATGCTAGTTCTATCTTTTTCCTGCTCAGGAGATGATGTAACTGGACCTACAGGTGAATCGCAATTACCCGATCCACCTATGACCGAACAACCCAAGCCGGAAGAGATTTCGGATGAAAATTTGATGGAGCTTACCCAAAGGGAAACCTTTAGGTATTTCTGGGATTTTGCGGAAGTTAACTCCGGTTGTGCCAGGGAGCGGTATCATCCGGATAGTCCCGAGAATGATGCCAATACCGTTGCCATAGGAGGAACCGGTTTTGGACTTATGGCCATTTTGGTGGCCATAGAACGCAGATATGTGTCTAGGGAAGAGGCAGTTATTCGATTGCAAAAGATGTTGGGTTTTCTAGAGAATGCCGATCGATTCCATGGGGCTTGGCCCCATTGGCTAAATGGTAATACTGGTAAAGTAAAACCCTTTAGCGCAATGGACAATGGAGGTGATTTGGTAGAAACAGCTTTTTTGGTTCAAGGTCTCATTTGTGTAAAGGAGTATTTCAAAAATGGGACACAGACCGAAATAGATTTGGCGGCCAAAGCCGATGCCTTGTGGAAAGGGGTGGAATGGAATTGGTACACCCAGAATCACAACGTCCTTTACTGGCATTGGAGCCCTGATAATCAATTCGCAATTAATCTTCAGCTAAAAGGATATAATGAAACTTTGGTTACCTATATATTGGCTGCCGCTTCTCCGGATTATTCAATATCCAAGGAAGTATATAATAATGGTTGGGCATCCAATGGCAATTTAAAATCCAATATATCCGCATACAATTATCCTTTATTGGTAAAACATGCTGGTTCCGAAATCTATGGAGGACCCTTGTTCTTTTCGCATTACTCCTTTTTGGGCCTAAATCCAATTGGGCTTAAAGACGAGTTCGTGGATTATGGTGCGGTAAGTATCAATCACGCCATTATCAACTATCGCTATGCGGTGGAGAACCCTAAGAATTATCTGGGCTATAGTACTGAATGTTGGGGCTTAACCGCTAGTTATTCTAGAAATTCTGATGGTAGCCTTGGGTATAATGCCCATTCCCCTTCAAAGGACTTGGGACTTATTTCCCCCACGGCAGCAATAAGCTCCATTCCCTACACACCCACCGAATCGCTTAGAGCCATGCAGTATTTTTATCGGAATAAGAATAATTTATTGGGTCCAGCCGGCTTTTACGATGCTTTTAGCCCACAGTATAATTTCTGGGTGGCGCAGGCCTATCTGGCTATAGACCAAGGGCCTCAGATCATAATGATAGAAAATTATAGAACCGGGTTGTTGTGGAAGTTGTTTATGCAGAATGAAGATATCAAAGCTGGTTTAACAAAACTCGGGTTTACTTATGGAAATTAA
- a CDS encoding glucoamylase family protein: MRLTIILVVAILLYCCNDQKKTTANNKDGTLNLMTEVETDAELLDKVQRQTFEYFWEGSEPISGLARERIHMDNVYPTHDKDIITIGGSGFGLMAILVGVERGFITQEQATERYVRILDFLEKADRFHGAWPHWLNPDGSTAPFSKKDDGGDLVESAFLIQGLLTVKEFYDSRGTTLEEKSISTRIQKLWEEVEWDWYTKGGEDVLYWHWSPNHGWEMNFPVGGYNEALIMYVLAAASPTHPIDRDVYDKGWALKGEITKDTVYYGLETELNHYEHDKSPVGPLFWAHYSYLGLNPKGLKDKYADYWKLNRNHAMIHYKHAVANPNNFKGYGESLWGQTSSYSMKGYAGHRPDKDLGVISPTAALSSMPYTPEESIRFLRFMYQEQDSLIGKYGPYDAFSLEHNWSLPRYLAIDQGPIPVMIENYRSGMLWTLFMKNKEVQAGLRKLGFEVTLSQ, encoded by the coding sequence ATGAGGTTAACAATAATATTGGTCGTTGCAATTCTTTTATACTGTTGCAACGACCAAAAAAAAACAACTGCCAATAATAAGGATGGCACGTTAAACCTAATGACTGAGGTTGAAACGGATGCGGAATTATTGGATAAGGTTCAACGACAGACTTTTGAATATTTTTGGGAAGGATCAGAACCCATTTCCGGCTTGGCGAGAGAGCGCATCCATATGGATAATGTCTATCCAACTCATGACAAGGATATAATCACCATTGGGGGTTCAGGATTTGGTTTGATGGCCATTTTGGTTGGAGTGGAACGAGGATTTATTACCCAGGAACAGGCAACGGAACGCTACGTGCGAATACTGGATTTTTTGGAAAAGGCAGATCGTTTTCACGGTGCTTGGCCCCATTGGTTAAACCCAGATGGATCTACTGCACCTTTTAGTAAAAAAGATGATGGGGGAGATCTTGTGGAATCAGCATTTTTGATTCAAGGTTTGCTAACTGTAAAGGAATTTTATGATAGTCGGGGAACTACATTGGAGGAAAAATCCATAAGTACTAGAATTCAAAAATTATGGGAAGAAGTAGAATGGGACTGGTATACCAAAGGGGGTGAAGATGTTTTATATTGGCATTGGTCCCCAAATCATGGTTGGGAAATGAATTTTCCTGTTGGAGGATACAATGAAGCCCTGATCATGTATGTATTGGCAGCGGCATCACCAACACACCCCATTGATAGAGACGTTTATGACAAAGGTTGGGCGCTTAAAGGCGAAATTACTAAGGATACAGTTTACTACGGTCTTGAGACGGAATTAAACCATTACGAGCATGACAAGTCGCCAGTTGGTCCTTTGTTCTGGGCACACTATTCCTATTTAGGATTGAACCCAAAGGGATTAAAAGATAAATATGCCGATTATTGGAAATTGAACAGGAACCATGCCATGATCCATTACAAGCATGCCGTGGCCAATCCCAATAATTTCAAGGGGTATGGAGAGAGTTTGTGGGGACAGACATCAAGCTACTCTATGAAAGGATATGCTGGCCACAGACCAGATAAGGATCTAGGGGTAATTTCTCCAACAGCAGCCTTGTCCTCTATGCCCTATACTCCCGAGGAAAGTATACGTTTTTTGCGTTTTATGTATCAGGAACAGGATTCCTTGATCGGTAAATATGGGCCTTATGATGCCTTTAGTTTGGAACATAACTGGAGCCTTCCCAGATACTTGGCCATTGATCAGGGACCAATACCTGTTATGATAGAAAATTATAGGTCTGGCATGCTTTGGACCCTATTCATGAAAAACAAGGAAGTCCAAGCAGGATTGCGGAAATTGGGATTCGAGGTCACCCTTTCCCAGTAA